A genomic segment from Gossypium hirsutum isolate 1008001.06 chromosome D04, Gossypium_hirsutum_v2.1, whole genome shotgun sequence encodes:
- the LOC121216231 gene encoding nuclear pore complex protein NUP1 isoform X3, whose protein sequence is MATAREEGNPYDGAQGAGGKFKKRPFRRTTKTTPYDRPPTSIRNPSGSSNENGWLSKLVDPARRLITSSAHRLFASVFTKRLPPPPPPTPQLLDSETNREPTENQLDTTSTVPPVVQGDIIECENPTNHSGKGGVAELEEILKQKTFTRSEIDLLTSLLRSRTVDITGGNEEKRSEMISVVSHDKKEDFLESPVRENGTENHLILTPVARSTVPDEDVASPAELAKAYMGSRPSKVSTSMHGLQNQVPRRDLSSPSNKIFPSKSSITSLVPRSSGHVGSLGNGFMTPRSQGRSAIYSMARTPYSRVNSSTLIKSVGTDSDAFGGPLSSSQGTWEHNRISGSGQGVLSRSSVLDNDIGSVGPIRRIRQKSSLLSSRNLTLPASAAPLSAHVVGTSSAGLDTLAETGGNSSPGTSFTTVPSKSSQMASKIFQQLEMLVSPGEKSPSMLSPSMLCGQARKSLVNVDSSKFLENVHDSSKDYLDLDDGHYSIGATPARFGEWREKSDNSVNGSKRAASEAVVEKPSIFSEVMPISSAAVNRNPGMRTSNGSPVVEKNSSITFPVVQVANSSMQSAFLGSQSTQAAKKDAFSTESNAPPMVSIGEKVAPVQLDAAVTTFGFASRNVGEVLTITGSSGVKLAKSSDQELDFSSSFATTAPGVTNHLSEKTDRGSTMNGIFRTPETALTSAVSTSNFKFGASADCSAVNNGSFSSSSFSFSSPVPYLVPSNGRSSSSATANNNDSPATATTSASATVNPTICHTSIPSVETSIPSFTASPVFKFSSSGDPSTSREATKSKTQDTSLGNVGIFPCSSTFAFTCSGSSAVSSTTGTTAVFTSSGNSSFSGTCSTITNSGSGFFSSTFTTVMGTGSSIFGSSSSTTSTCSSIFGGTSLPVAGTGNSTFSTKSAITGSGSNIFGFGAPAAPTSTALTQGLNPFNAVDTQASAAGTGIGSSTHSTPIQFSSSASSPSFGLGGNATFSSGTSIFGSSASVAKPFSSGASFGTSSSSSETNSLSSSSGIAAGAFGSNWQAPKTLTFGSSSGFSFGSSTSVSAPSSAPTIFGSSTGASSSSIFSFTSAAAATPSQPVFGNTSPGLVFGSTPSSNNDQMEDSMAEDTVQASPTVVTFSQQPISSPASGFVFGASNPSGAGSVQFGGQTSIGAPQNPSPFLASGSVEFGAGGSFSLGTGGSDKSARKFVKVRKQRRDKSS, encoded by the exons ATGGCGACGGCGCGTGAGGAGGGGAACCCCTACGACGGCGCACAAGGAGCAGGAGGAAAATTCAAAAAACGGCCGTTTCGGAGAACAACAAAAACTACGCCATACGATCGACCACCGACCTCAATAAGAAACCCCAGCGGTTCCAGCAATGAAAATGGTTGGTTATCGAAATTGGTGGATCCAGCGCGGAGGCTTATTACTTCCAGTGCTCACAGGCTCTTCGCCTCCGTCTTTACGAAGCGCCTCCCTCCTCCGCCACCTCCTACACCGCAACTGCTGGACTCTG AGACTAATCGGGAACCAACGGAGAATCAACTGGACACAACTTCAACA GTTCCTCCTGTTGTGCAAGGAGACATCATAGAATGCGAGAATCCCACTAATCATTCCGGTAAAGGTGGAGTTGCTGAACTCGAGGAAATTTTAAAGCAGAAGACTTTTACCAG ATCCGAAATTGATCTTTTGACAAGTTTACTACGTTCCAGAACAGTTGATATTACTGGTGGTAATGAAGAAAAGAGGTCTGAAATGATCTCAGTGGTATCACATGACAAGAAAGAAGATTTTCTGGAGAGCCCAGTTAGAGAAAATGGCACTGAGAACCATCTTATTTTAACACCTGTTGCCAGATCAACT GTTCCTGATGAGGATGTTGCTTCACCTGCTGAGCTTGCAAAAGCTTACATGGGCAGTAGGCCTTCAAAGGTATCCACATCAATGCATGGATTACAAAATCAAGTGCCTAGGAGAGATTTATCTTCACCGAGCAATAAAATCTTTCCTTCTAAGTCTTCCATTACGTCACTTGTGCCAAGATCTTCTGGCCATGTTGGGAGTCTTGGAAACGGTTTCATGACCCCAAGATCACAGGGCAGGTCTGCGATATATAGTATGGCACGAACACCTTATTCCAGGGTTAACTCATCAACTCTCATCAAG AGTGTTGGCACTGATAGTGATGCTTTTGGTGGACCTTTATCGTCATCTCAGGGTACATGGGAGCACAATAGAATTTCTGGCTCCGGGCAGGGG GTTTTAAGCAGGAGTTCAGTATTAGACAATGATATAGGATCAGTTGGCCCAATTCGGCGGATTCGTCAAAAATCAAGTCTCCTTTCTTCAAGAAACTTGACTTTACCTGCTTCTGCTGCCCCTCTATCTGCGCATGTGGTTGGCACTAGTTCAGCTGGTTTAGATACTCTAGCTGAGACTGGGGGTAACAGCAGTCCTGGCACAAGTTTTACCACTGTTCCGTCCAAGTCCAGTCAGATGGCTTCAAAAATATTCCAGCAACTGGAAATGTTGGTCTCCCCAGGGGAAAAATCACCCTCTATGCTGTCACCATCTATGCTATGTGGGCAGGCTCGTAAAAGCCTTGTGAATGTAGATTCTTCAAAATTTCTGGAGAACGTGCATGATTCAAGTAAG GATTATCTGGATCTGGATGATGGTCACTATTCTATTGGAGCCACACCTGCTAGATTTGGTGAATGGAGGGAGAAGTCAGATAATTCTGTTAACGGAAGTAAGCGTGCTGCTTCTGAAGCTGTTGTAGAGAAGCCTTCTATATTTTCTGAAGTTATGCCTATATCAAGTGCTGCAGTCAATCGAAATCCTGGAATGAGAACATCTAATGGATCTCCAGTTGTTGAAAAGAATTCCAGTATTACTTTTCCAGTAGTACAGGTGGCAAACTCATCTATGCAGTCAGCGTTTTTGGGATCTCAGTCAACTCAAGCAGCCAAAAAAGATGCTTTCTCTACAGAATCAAATGCTCCTCCTATGGTTAGCATTGGGGAGAAAGTTGCACCAGTGCAGTTAGATGCTGCTGTTACCACATTTGGCTTTGCCTCTAGAAATGTTGGTGAGGTTTTAACTATTACTGGATCTTCAGGTGTTAAGCTTGCCAAAAGTTCAGACCAAGAACTAGATTTCTCAAGCAG CTTCGCGACTACTGCTCCTGGTGTAACCAATCACTTGTCAGAAAAAACTGATAGAGGAAGCACTATGAATGGGATCTTTAGGACACCTGAAACTGCACTCACCTCTGCTGTTTCAACATCTAACTTCAAGTTTGGTGCCTCAGCAGATTGTTCTGCTGTAAATAATGGGTCTTTTTCTTCTAGttcgttttcattctcttcacCAGTGCCTTATCTAGTCCCAAGTAATGGTCGAAGTTCATCCAGTGCAACTGCCAACAATAATGACTCTCCTGCTACTGCCACCACTTCTGCAAGTGCAACTGTGAATCCCACTATATGCCATACCAGCATCCCCTCTGTGGAGACTTCAATCCCTTCCTTTACAGCTTCACCTGTTTTCAAGTTTTCATCCTCTGGGGACCCATCAACTTCACGGGAAGCAACCAAATCTAAGACCCAGGATACAAGTCTTGGCAATGTAGGGATTTTCCCTTGCAGTAGTACGTTTGCTTTTACTTGCTCTGGAAGTAGTGCTGTGAGCAGCACTACTGGTACAACAGCTGTATTCACAAGCTCTGGAAATAGCAGTTTCAGTGGTACATGTTCCACCATTACAAACTCTGGAAGTGGCTTTTTCAGCAGCACATTTACCACAGTGATGGGCACAGGCAGTAGTATATTTGGCAGTTCATCTTCAACTACAAGCACATGCAGTAGCATTTTTGGTGGTACATCTTTGCCAGTAGCTGGTACTGGAAATAGTACTTTTTCCACTAAATCTGCAATCACGGGCTCTGGAAGCAACATCTTTGGATTTGGTGCTCCAGCTGCACCCACATCTACTGCACTGACTCAGGGTTTAAATCCTTTTAATGCTGTTGATACCCAAGCATCTGCAGCAGGAACTGGCATTGGTTCCTCAACCCATAGCACACCTATTCAGTTCTCTTCATCTGCATCATCTCCATCCTTTGGATTGGGTGGGAATGCAACCTTCTCCTCTGGCACTTCAATTTTTGGGTCATCAGCATCAGTGGCTAAACCTTTTAGTTCAGGTGCAAGTTTTGGAACAAGTTCTTCCTCTTCAGAAACTAACTCTCTGAGCTCTAGCAGTGGCATTGCTGCTGGTGCATTTGGTTCCAATTGGCAAGCCCCCAAGACACTCACATTTGGGTCATCATCGGGATTTTCCTTTGGATCATCAACTTCTGTTAGTGCTCCTAGCAGCGCACCTACTATCTTTGGGTCATCCACCGGTGCCTCCTCAAGTTCCATATTTTCATTCACTTCGGCTGCAGCTGCTACTCCATCACAGCCTGTGTTTGGTAACACTAGTCCTGGCTTGGTGTTTGGGTCAACACCCTCTAGTAATAATGATCAAATGGAAGATAGTATGGCAGAGGACACAGTTCAGGCTTCACCGACTGTTGTGACATTTAGTCAACAGCCAATCTCATCACCTGCTTCTGGGTTTGTTTTTGGTGCATCAAACCCATCAGGAGCAGGTTCTGTCCAATTTGGAGGCCAAACAAGCATTGGCGCACCACAGAATCCATCTCCATTTCTGGCTTCTGGTAGTGTTGAATTTGGTGCTGGAGGGAGCTTCTCATTGGGCACCGGTGGCAGTGATAAGTCTGCCAGAAAATTTGTGAAGGTCCGCAAGCAGCGAAGAGATAAGAGCTCCTGA
- the LOC121216231 gene encoding nuclear pore complex protein NUP1 isoform X4, with protein sequence MATAREEGNPYDGAQGAGGKFKKRPFRRTTKTTPYDRPPTSIRNPSGSSNENGWLSKLVDPARRLITSSAHRLFASVFTKRLPPPPPPTPQLLDSETNREPTENQLDTTSTVPPVVQGDIIECENPTNHSGKGGVAELEEILKQKTFTRSEIDLLTSLLRSRTVDITGGNEEKRSEMISVVSHDKKEDFLESPVRENGTENHLILTPVARSTVPDEDVASPAELAKAYMGSRPSKVSTSMHGLQNQVPRRDLSSPSNKIFPSKSSITSLVPRSSGHVGSLGNGFMTPRSQGRSAIYSMARTPYSRVNSSTLIKGTWEHNRISGSGQGVLSRSSVLDNDIGSVGPIRRIRQKSSLLSSRNLTLPASAAPLSAHVVGTSSAGLDTLAETGGNSSPGTSFTTVPSKSSQMASKIFQQLEMLVSPGEKSPSMLSPSMLCGQARKSLVNVDSSKFLENVHDSSKDYLDLDDGHYSIGATPARFGEWREKSDNSVNGSKRAASEAVVEKPSIFSEVMPISSAAVNRNPGMRTSNGSPVVEKNSSITFPVVQVANSSMQSAFLGSQSTQAAKKDAFSTESNAPPMVSIGEKVAPVQLDAAVTTFGFASRNVGEVLTITGSSGVKLAKSSDQELDFSSSFATTAPGVTNHLSEKTDRGSTMNGIFRTPETALTSAVSTSNFKFGASADCSAVNNGSFSSSSFSFSSPVPYLVPSNGRSSSSATANNNDSPATATTSASATVNPTICHTSIPSVETSIPSFTASPVFKFSSSGDPSTSREATKSKTQDTSLGNVGIFPCSSTFAFTCSGSSAVSSTTGTTAVFTSSGNSSFSGTCSTITNSGSGFFSSTFTTVMGTGSSIFGSSSSTTSTCSSIFGGTSLPVAGTGNSTFSTKSAITGSGSNIFGFGAPAAPTSTALTQGLNPFNAVDTQASAAGTGIGSSTHSTPIQFSSSASSPSFGLGGNATFSSGTSIFGSSASVAKPFSSGASFGTSSSSSETNSLSSSSGIAAGAFGSNWQAPKTLTFGSSSGFSFGSSTSVSAPSSAPTIFGSSTGASSSSIFSFTSAAAATPSQPVFGNTSPGLVFGSTPSSNNDQMEDSMAEDTVQASPTVVTFSQQPISSPASGFVFGASNPSGAGSVQFGGQTSIGAPQNPSPFLASGSVEFGAGGSFSLGTGGSDKSARKFVKVRKQRRDKSS encoded by the exons ATGGCGACGGCGCGTGAGGAGGGGAACCCCTACGACGGCGCACAAGGAGCAGGAGGAAAATTCAAAAAACGGCCGTTTCGGAGAACAACAAAAACTACGCCATACGATCGACCACCGACCTCAATAAGAAACCCCAGCGGTTCCAGCAATGAAAATGGTTGGTTATCGAAATTGGTGGATCCAGCGCGGAGGCTTATTACTTCCAGTGCTCACAGGCTCTTCGCCTCCGTCTTTACGAAGCGCCTCCCTCCTCCGCCACCTCCTACACCGCAACTGCTGGACTCTG AGACTAATCGGGAACCAACGGAGAATCAACTGGACACAACTTCAACA GTTCCTCCTGTTGTGCAAGGAGACATCATAGAATGCGAGAATCCCACTAATCATTCCGGTAAAGGTGGAGTTGCTGAACTCGAGGAAATTTTAAAGCAGAAGACTTTTACCAG ATCCGAAATTGATCTTTTGACAAGTTTACTACGTTCCAGAACAGTTGATATTACTGGTGGTAATGAAGAAAAGAGGTCTGAAATGATCTCAGTGGTATCACATGACAAGAAAGAAGATTTTCTGGAGAGCCCAGTTAGAGAAAATGGCACTGAGAACCATCTTATTTTAACACCTGTTGCCAGATCAACT GTTCCTGATGAGGATGTTGCTTCACCTGCTGAGCTTGCAAAAGCTTACATGGGCAGTAGGCCTTCAAAGGTATCCACATCAATGCATGGATTACAAAATCAAGTGCCTAGGAGAGATTTATCTTCACCGAGCAATAAAATCTTTCCTTCTAAGTCTTCCATTACGTCACTTGTGCCAAGATCTTCTGGCCATGTTGGGAGTCTTGGAAACGGTTTCATGACCCCAAGATCACAGGGCAGGTCTGCGATATATAGTATGGCACGAACACCTTATTCCAGGGTTAACTCATCAACTCTCATCAAG GGTACATGGGAGCACAATAGAATTTCTGGCTCCGGGCAGGGG GTTTTAAGCAGGAGTTCAGTATTAGACAATGATATAGGATCAGTTGGCCCAATTCGGCGGATTCGTCAAAAATCAAGTCTCCTTTCTTCAAGAAACTTGACTTTACCTGCTTCTGCTGCCCCTCTATCTGCGCATGTGGTTGGCACTAGTTCAGCTGGTTTAGATACTCTAGCTGAGACTGGGGGTAACAGCAGTCCTGGCACAAGTTTTACCACTGTTCCGTCCAAGTCCAGTCAGATGGCTTCAAAAATATTCCAGCAACTGGAAATGTTGGTCTCCCCAGGGGAAAAATCACCCTCTATGCTGTCACCATCTATGCTATGTGGGCAGGCTCGTAAAAGCCTTGTGAATGTAGATTCTTCAAAATTTCTGGAGAACGTGCATGATTCAAGTAAG GATTATCTGGATCTGGATGATGGTCACTATTCTATTGGAGCCACACCTGCTAGATTTGGTGAATGGAGGGAGAAGTCAGATAATTCTGTTAACGGAAGTAAGCGTGCTGCTTCTGAAGCTGTTGTAGAGAAGCCTTCTATATTTTCTGAAGTTATGCCTATATCAAGTGCTGCAGTCAATCGAAATCCTGGAATGAGAACATCTAATGGATCTCCAGTTGTTGAAAAGAATTCCAGTATTACTTTTCCAGTAGTACAGGTGGCAAACTCATCTATGCAGTCAGCGTTTTTGGGATCTCAGTCAACTCAAGCAGCCAAAAAAGATGCTTTCTCTACAGAATCAAATGCTCCTCCTATGGTTAGCATTGGGGAGAAAGTTGCACCAGTGCAGTTAGATGCTGCTGTTACCACATTTGGCTTTGCCTCTAGAAATGTTGGTGAGGTTTTAACTATTACTGGATCTTCAGGTGTTAAGCTTGCCAAAAGTTCAGACCAAGAACTAGATTTCTCAAGCAG CTTCGCGACTACTGCTCCTGGTGTAACCAATCACTTGTCAGAAAAAACTGATAGAGGAAGCACTATGAATGGGATCTTTAGGACACCTGAAACTGCACTCACCTCTGCTGTTTCAACATCTAACTTCAAGTTTGGTGCCTCAGCAGATTGTTCTGCTGTAAATAATGGGTCTTTTTCTTCTAGttcgttttcattctcttcacCAGTGCCTTATCTAGTCCCAAGTAATGGTCGAAGTTCATCCAGTGCAACTGCCAACAATAATGACTCTCCTGCTACTGCCACCACTTCTGCAAGTGCAACTGTGAATCCCACTATATGCCATACCAGCATCCCCTCTGTGGAGACTTCAATCCCTTCCTTTACAGCTTCACCTGTTTTCAAGTTTTCATCCTCTGGGGACCCATCAACTTCACGGGAAGCAACCAAATCTAAGACCCAGGATACAAGTCTTGGCAATGTAGGGATTTTCCCTTGCAGTAGTACGTTTGCTTTTACTTGCTCTGGAAGTAGTGCTGTGAGCAGCACTACTGGTACAACAGCTGTATTCACAAGCTCTGGAAATAGCAGTTTCAGTGGTACATGTTCCACCATTACAAACTCTGGAAGTGGCTTTTTCAGCAGCACATTTACCACAGTGATGGGCACAGGCAGTAGTATATTTGGCAGTTCATCTTCAACTACAAGCACATGCAGTAGCATTTTTGGTGGTACATCTTTGCCAGTAGCTGGTACTGGAAATAGTACTTTTTCCACTAAATCTGCAATCACGGGCTCTGGAAGCAACATCTTTGGATTTGGTGCTCCAGCTGCACCCACATCTACTGCACTGACTCAGGGTTTAAATCCTTTTAATGCTGTTGATACCCAAGCATCTGCAGCAGGAACTGGCATTGGTTCCTCAACCCATAGCACACCTATTCAGTTCTCTTCATCTGCATCATCTCCATCCTTTGGATTGGGTGGGAATGCAACCTTCTCCTCTGGCACTTCAATTTTTGGGTCATCAGCATCAGTGGCTAAACCTTTTAGTTCAGGTGCAAGTTTTGGAACAAGTTCTTCCTCTTCAGAAACTAACTCTCTGAGCTCTAGCAGTGGCATTGCTGCTGGTGCATTTGGTTCCAATTGGCAAGCCCCCAAGACACTCACATTTGGGTCATCATCGGGATTTTCCTTTGGATCATCAACTTCTGTTAGTGCTCCTAGCAGCGCACCTACTATCTTTGGGTCATCCACCGGTGCCTCCTCAAGTTCCATATTTTCATTCACTTCGGCTGCAGCTGCTACTCCATCACAGCCTGTGTTTGGTAACACTAGTCCTGGCTTGGTGTTTGGGTCAACACCCTCTAGTAATAATGATCAAATGGAAGATAGTATGGCAGAGGACACAGTTCAGGCTTCACCGACTGTTGTGACATTTAGTCAACAGCCAATCTCATCACCTGCTTCTGGGTTTGTTTTTGGTGCATCAAACCCATCAGGAGCAGGTTCTGTCCAATTTGGAGGCCAAACAAGCATTGGCGCACCACAGAATCCATCTCCATTTCTGGCTTCTGGTAGTGTTGAATTTGGTGCTGGAGGGAGCTTCTCATTGGGCACCGGTGGCAGTGATAAGTCTGCCAGAAAATTTGTGAAGGTCCGCAAGCAGCGAAGAGATAAGAGCTCCTGA
- the LOC121216231 gene encoding nuclear pore complex protein NUP1 isoform X5 — MISVVSHDKKEDFLESPVRENGTENHLILTPVARSTVPDEDVASPAELAKAYMGSRPSKVSTSMHGLQNQVPRRDLSSPSNKIFPSKSSITSLVPRSSGHVGSLGNGFMTPRSQGRSAIYSMARTPYSRVNSSTLIKSVGTDSDAFGGPLSSSQGTWEHNRISGSGQGVLSRSSVLDNDIGSVGPIRRIRQKSSLLSSRNLTLPASAAPLSAHVVGTSSAGLDTLAETGGNSSPGTSFTTVPSKSSQMASKIFQQLEMLVSPGEKSPSMLSPSMLCGQARKSLVNVDSSKFLENVHDSSKVSGSRFVLTDFQDSVSNKNDKVKKNVSTLVSLSDKQVPAVNGVDSNSLMKDNKPSVRAADSSGIKSVVQLSQEKSQAFQISAHEDYLDLDDGHYSIGATPARFGEWREKSDNSVNGSKRAASEAVVEKPSIFSEVMPISSAAVNRNPGMRTSNGSPVVEKNSSITFPVVQVANSSMQSAFLGSQSTQAAKKDAFSTESNAPPMVSIGEKVAPVQLDAAVTTFGFASRNVGEVLTITGSSGVKLAKSSDQELDFSSSFATTAPGVTNHLSEKTDRGSTMNGIFRTPETALTSAVSTSNFKFGASADCSAVNNGSFSSSSFSFSSPVPYLVPSNGRSSSSATANNNDSPATATTSASATVNPTICHTSIPSVETSIPSFTASPVFKFSSSGDPSTSREATKSKTQDTSLGNVGIFPCSSTFAFTCSGSSAVSSTTGTTAVFTSSGNSSFSGTCSTITNSGSGFFSSTFTTVMGTGSSIFGSSSSTTSTCSSIFGGTSLPVAGTGNSTFSTKSAITGSGSNIFGFGAPAAPTSTALTQGLNPFNAVDTQASAAGTGIGSSTHSTPIQFSSSASSPSFGLGGNATFSSGTSIFGSSASVAKPFSSGASFGTSSSSSETNSLSSSSGIAAGAFGSNWQAPKTLTFGSSSGFSFGSSTSVSAPSSAPTIFGSSTGASSSSIFSFTSAAAATPSQPVFGNTSPGLVFGSTPSSNNDQMEDSMAEDTVQASPTVVTFSQQPISSPASGFVFGASNPSGAGSVQFGGQTSIGAPQNPSPFLASGSVEFGAGGSFSLGTGGSDKSARKFVKVRKQRRDKSS; from the exons ATGATCTCAGTGGTATCACATGACAAGAAAGAAGATTTTCTGGAGAGCCCAGTTAGAGAAAATGGCACTGAGAACCATCTTATTTTAACACCTGTTGCCAGATCAACT GTTCCTGATGAGGATGTTGCTTCACCTGCTGAGCTTGCAAAAGCTTACATGGGCAGTAGGCCTTCAAAGGTATCCACATCAATGCATGGATTACAAAATCAAGTGCCTAGGAGAGATTTATCTTCACCGAGCAATAAAATCTTTCCTTCTAAGTCTTCCATTACGTCACTTGTGCCAAGATCTTCTGGCCATGTTGGGAGTCTTGGAAACGGTTTCATGACCCCAAGATCACAGGGCAGGTCTGCGATATATAGTATGGCACGAACACCTTATTCCAGGGTTAACTCATCAACTCTCATCAAG AGTGTTGGCACTGATAGTGATGCTTTTGGTGGACCTTTATCGTCATCTCAGGGTACATGGGAGCACAATAGAATTTCTGGCTCCGGGCAGGGG GTTTTAAGCAGGAGTTCAGTATTAGACAATGATATAGGATCAGTTGGCCCAATTCGGCGGATTCGTCAAAAATCAAGTCTCCTTTCTTCAAGAAACTTGACTTTACCTGCTTCTGCTGCCCCTCTATCTGCGCATGTGGTTGGCACTAGTTCAGCTGGTTTAGATACTCTAGCTGAGACTGGGGGTAACAGCAGTCCTGGCACAAGTTTTACCACTGTTCCGTCCAAGTCCAGTCAGATGGCTTCAAAAATATTCCAGCAACTGGAAATGTTGGTCTCCCCAGGGGAAAAATCACCCTCTATGCTGTCACCATCTATGCTATGTGGGCAGGCTCGTAAAAGCCTTGTGAATGTAGATTCTTCAAAATTTCTGGAGAACGTGCATGATTCAAGTAAGGTGAGTGGTTCTCGCTTTGTATTGACTGATTTTCAAGACTCTGTGTCTAACAAGAATGATAAGGTTAAAAAAAATGTCTCAACGTTGGTTTCTCTCTCTGACAAGCAAGTTCCTGCGGTAAATGGTGTAGATAGTAATAGTTTAATGAAGGATAATAAGCCTAGTGTTAGAGCTGCTGATTCCAGTGGTATCAAGTCTGTCGTACAGTTATCTCAGGAAAAGAGTCAGGCTTTTCAGATAAGTGCACATGAG GATTATCTGGATCTGGATGATGGTCACTATTCTATTGGAGCCACACCTGCTAGATTTGGTGAATGGAGGGAGAAGTCAGATAATTCTGTTAACGGAAGTAAGCGTGCTGCTTCTGAAGCTGTTGTAGAGAAGCCTTCTATATTTTCTGAAGTTATGCCTATATCAAGTGCTGCAGTCAATCGAAATCCTGGAATGAGAACATCTAATGGATCTCCAGTTGTTGAAAAGAATTCCAGTATTACTTTTCCAGTAGTACAGGTGGCAAACTCATCTATGCAGTCAGCGTTTTTGGGATCTCAGTCAACTCAAGCAGCCAAAAAAGATGCTTTCTCTACAGAATCAAATGCTCCTCCTATGGTTAGCATTGGGGAGAAAGTTGCACCAGTGCAGTTAGATGCTGCTGTTACCACATTTGGCTTTGCCTCTAGAAATGTTGGTGAGGTTTTAACTATTACTGGATCTTCAGGTGTTAAGCTTGCCAAAAGTTCAGACCAAGAACTAGATTTCTCAAGCAG CTTCGCGACTACTGCTCCTGGTGTAACCAATCACTTGTCAGAAAAAACTGATAGAGGAAGCACTATGAATGGGATCTTTAGGACACCTGAAACTGCACTCACCTCTGCTGTTTCAACATCTAACTTCAAGTTTGGTGCCTCAGCAGATTGTTCTGCTGTAAATAATGGGTCTTTTTCTTCTAGttcgttttcattctcttcacCAGTGCCTTATCTAGTCCCAAGTAATGGTCGAAGTTCATCCAGTGCAACTGCCAACAATAATGACTCTCCTGCTACTGCCACCACTTCTGCAAGTGCAACTGTGAATCCCACTATATGCCATACCAGCATCCCCTCTGTGGAGACTTCAATCCCTTCCTTTACAGCTTCACCTGTTTTCAAGTTTTCATCCTCTGGGGACCCATCAACTTCACGGGAAGCAACCAAATCTAAGACCCAGGATACAAGTCTTGGCAATGTAGGGATTTTCCCTTGCAGTAGTACGTTTGCTTTTACTTGCTCTGGAAGTAGTGCTGTGAGCAGCACTACTGGTACAACAGCTGTATTCACAAGCTCTGGAAATAGCAGTTTCAGTGGTACATGTTCCACCATTACAAACTCTGGAAGTGGCTTTTTCAGCAGCACATTTACCACAGTGATGGGCACAGGCAGTAGTATATTTGGCAGTTCATCTTCAACTACAAGCACATGCAGTAGCATTTTTGGTGGTACATCTTTGCCAGTAGCTGGTACTGGAAATAGTACTTTTTCCACTAAATCTGCAATCACGGGCTCTGGAAGCAACATCTTTGGATTTGGTGCTCCAGCTGCACCCACATCTACTGCACTGACTCAGGGTTTAAATCCTTTTAATGCTGTTGATACCCAAGCATCTGCAGCAGGAACTGGCATTGGTTCCTCAACCCATAGCACACCTATTCAGTTCTCTTCATCTGCATCATCTCCATCCTTTGGATTGGGTGGGAATGCAACCTTCTCCTCTGGCACTTCAATTTTTGGGTCATCAGCATCAGTGGCTAAACCTTTTAGTTCAGGTGCAAGTTTTGGAACAAGTTCTTCCTCTTCAGAAACTAACTCTCTGAGCTCTAGCAGTGGCATTGCTGCTGGTGCATTTGGTTCCAATTGGCAAGCCCCCAAGACACTCACATTTGGGTCATCATCGGGATTTTCCTTTGGATCATCAACTTCTGTTAGTGCTCCTAGCAGCGCACCTACTATCTTTGGGTCATCCACCGGTGCCTCCTCAAGTTCCATATTTTCATTCACTTCGGCTGCAGCTGCTACTCCATCACAGCCTGTGTTTGGTAACACTAGTCCTGGCTTGGTGTTTGGGTCAACACCCTCTAGTAATAATGATCAAATGGAAGATAGTATGGCAGAGGACACAGTTCAGGCTTCACCGACTGTTGTGACATTTAGTCAACAGCCAATCTCATCACCTGCTTCTGGGTTTGTTTTTGGTGCATCAAACCCATCAGGAGCAGGTTCTGTCCAATTTGGAGGCCAAACAAGCATTGGCGCACCACAGAATCCATCTCCATTTCTGGCTTCTGGTAGTGTTGAATTTGGTGCTGGAGGGAGCTTCTCATTGGGCACCGGTGGCAGTGATAAGTCTGCCAGAAAATTTGTGAAGGTCCGCAAGCAGCGAAGAGATAAGAGCTCCTGA